The proteins below are encoded in one region of Chrysemys picta bellii isolate R12L10 chromosome 4, ASM1138683v2, whole genome shotgun sequence:
- the LOC135983272 gene encoding uncharacterized protein LOC135983272, with amino-acid sequence MGMKAEVLNTKTKPKLGFWNVRTMNETGKLAQFPAEMRHYSLYILGVRESRWTGSRRLTAAPGETLLFSGWDDGQHHEGVAILLKKGVERSLLERKSISSRLMRARLKGKHNTITLIQCYAPTNDSDKEVKRGPCHNLIIVMGDLNAKVGKDNTNNDRAMGRHGCGTMNENGERLVDVCNMNDLVIGGTLFQHCEIHRLTWCSPNGRDKNQIDHIMINGKCGCSLTDVKVGRGADVGSDHHLVTASIKLKLGSVGPPNKGHRHYDIDKLKSLEIQKGFVLQLKNRFQALADLDEEEGHADVEINKKRDKVTGIYKQSSDACLGYRRKRWKEWITPSTWNAIETRRALKKKVLYTKSQKLKDKYRKQYNQAHQEVKRLVRKDKQHFINNLATYTEDAAVCGEQGTSYKMTQLISGKWQTPTHTVIRSKQGHLLTTGKEQEMCWTEHFKELLNREPSEEEANIQEAEEDLDINTDTPTKEETIQAINSLKNGKAPGKDNSNAELFKVNPKLAASILAPLFTSVWEREKVPDEWTNGVIVKISKKGTLSDCNNWRGITLLSVPSKVLCKFIVQRILEGVNSVLRKEQAGFWKGHGCTDQIFTLRNIIEQSLAWQWQLYKNFIDFEKAFDSIHRTSLWRVLWVYGIPFRIINVIKSFYFNYTCSVDRSELSFEVKTGVRQRCVMSAILFNTAIDWVMQRTTEDMPRGIKWTPFSSLEDLDFTDDVALLSQTKHHIQEKTTRLNAFSQQIGLKIGIIQIS; translated from the coding sequence ATGGGCATGAAGGCTGAAGTGCTCAACACCAAGACAAAACCCAAACTTGGTTTTTGGAACGTACGGACAATGAACGAAACAGGGAAACTAGCTCAGTTCCCAGCAGAGATGAGACACTACAGCTTATATATCCTGGGTGTCAGGGAGAGCAGATGGACGGGATCAAGAAGATTAACAGCAGCCCCAGGAGAAACTTTGCTGTTTTCTGGATGGGATGATGGACAACACCATGAGGGTGTTGCCATCCTTTTGAAGAAGGGAGTGGAGCGTTCCCTGCTTGAGCGGAAGTCTATCAGCAGCAGACTTATGAGAGccagactgaaagggaaacaTAATACTATCACCCTGATTCAATGCTATGCTCCAACAAATGACAGTGATAAAGAAGTAAAGAGAGGACCATGCCACAACCTAATTATCGTCATGGGAGACCTGAATGCCAAGGTCGGTAAGGACAACACAAACAATGacagagcaatgggaagacatGGGTGTGGCACCATGAATGAAAATGGAGAAAGGCTTGTTGATGTCTGTAATATGAATGACTTAGTCATCGGCGGAACCCTATTTCAACATTGTGAAATTCACAGGCTGACATGGTGttctccaaatggcagagataagaACCAGATTGACCATATCATGATCAATGGCAAATGCGGATGCTCactgacagatgtgaaagtgGGAAGGGGAGCAGATGTTGGCAGTGACCACCACCTTGTTACagcctccatcaagctaaaactgGGAAGTGTGGGTCCACCAAACAAGGGACATAGACATTATGACATTGACAAGCTAAAGTCCCTTGAAATACAGAAAGGTTTTGttctgcagttaaagaacaggtttcaaGCCCTTGCAGACCTTGATGAAGAGGAGGGGCATGCAGATGTGGAGATCAACAAGAAGAGGGACAAAGTAACAGgaatttataaacagagcagtgaCGCCTGTCTAGGCTACAGGCGGAAGAGATGGAAGGAGTGGATTACACCCAGCACATGGAACGCCATAGAAACCAGACGAgccctgaagaaaaaagttttatacacaaaatcccagaagctaaaggacaaataccGCAAGCAGTATAACCAGGCACACCAGGAGGTCAAGCGCCTTGTGAGAAAGGACAAACAGCATTTTATTAATAATCTGGCAACATACACAGAGGATGCAGCTGTTTGTGGTGAACAAGGAACCAGTTACAAAATGACACAGCTTATCAGTGGTAAATGGCAGACACCAACACACACTGTCATCAGGAGCAAACAAGGACACCTACTAACAACtggaaaagaacaagaaatgtgctggacagagcatttcaaagaattgctgaacagggagCCATCTGAAGAGGAAGCgaacatccaggaggcagaagaagatcttgatatcaacacagacaccccaactaaggaagagaCCATTCAAGCCATCAActccttaaaaaatgggaaagctcctggcaaggataactCGAATGCggaattgttcaaggtaaatcctaagttagcagcatctatcctggcccctctatttacatcagtctgggaaagggaaaaagtgccagatgagtggaccaatggggttatagtgaagatatcaaagaaaggaactctcagtgacTGTAATAACTGGcgtggtatcacacttttatctgtgccaagcaaagtattgtgtaagtTCATAGTCCAGCGTATATTGGAGGGAGTCAATagcgttctcagaaaagagcaagccgGTTTTTGGAAAGGGcatggatgcacagaccagatcttcactctacgaaacataatagaacagaGCTTAGCATGGCAATGGCAACTCTACAaaaatttcatagactttgagaaggcttttgacagCATTCACAGAACCAGCCTATGGCGCGTTCTGTGGGTATATGGAATCCCTTTCCGTATAATCAAcgtcatcaaaagcttctatttcaactaTACATGCAGCGTTGATCGCAgcgagctcagttttgaagtcaaaacaggagtacgtcagaggtgtgtcatgtctgcaatcctcttcaacactgccatcgactgggtaatgcagcgtacaacagaagacatgccaagaggcattaaatggacacccttctcatcccttgaagacctggacttcacaGATGATGTCGCTCTCCTATCACAAACaaaacaccatatacaagaaaaaacaactcgactcaatgcattcagccagcaaattggttTGAAAATCGGAATAatacagatatcatga